In Felis catus isolate Fca126 chromosome B1, F.catus_Fca126_mat1.0, whole genome shotgun sequence, the sequence AAAAATGGCatacaaaatgaaaagtgagaACAGGCACTGAATAAAAAGATACTTTCACTTCAGGTTattgaatttttcttctttataattttgtatattttatatactttttacaatgaatatgtattatgTTTGTAGTTGGaaagataaatgtttcttgatgagactatgtttgaaaaaaatcaagtgacGTAATCTATAATGTCATCCTTTTAGATGATCTATCTTTGCCGGAACGCCAAAGATGTTgctgtttccttttattatttctttcaaatggtAAATGCTCATCCAGATCCTGGATCTTTTGAAGAGTTTGTGGAGAAATTCATGGATGGACAAGGTAAGACACCTTCTTTACTTGGAattctttcaaagtaaatgatACAAGACAAATGACGTCTCTGAGcaaatatttttgttgtctgtTGTGGTATGCTATCTTCTCTGATCCTTAATTAAACAGAAATTCTAGAAGACTTTGAACTTTAGAGCAAGCACAGTGTTTCCAGATGTGGATGGAAAATGCAGAATCTGGACACTCCAGTTCAGtgcctaaaaataaatatataaaagtgtgTTTGGAGGTTGGAGGTAGCCATTTTCCTCTCTAAGACTGAGATTCAGTGTCCAAttctgtatcatttctttttattagaaaaagtATCTCATAGCATTACAACTCTATTGAATAAGGGggcaaggaaatagaaaagggaGAGTGCCCATTTGTTTCCAAGGAAAATTTCAAGTGCTTTGTTGGATGAGCATTCACGAAGAAATCTGAGTATCtacaaagttctttttcttttcatccagGGTACAGTCTGAATGTTTTAACTAGATTTCTCAGAACCATACAAGAgttattagagcagaaattatgggaaattttaccttttaattaACTCCAGACTATAGCAACTATTTAAAGTTGAGGAAGAAAGGATTCAAGAGAGTCTagtattttctaaagaagaccATTCTGATCCTGTCataataattgcaaaaaaaaaatggtaataatgtCTTTATATCCATAGAAGGTAATATTGACTCAATAAAAGTGGAATATATGTACTTTATGTTTGTTGctgtattttggaaaaatttatgCTAAACCATCACAAATTAAACATATGTCTAAAGATGGTCAAAACCCATAttgtaagtcagagaaagataatgtTGTACCTCTGCAAATTGGATGAAAAGATCATCCAATTAtccaattatatacatatacatatacatatacatacatatatacaatattttatgtTAAGAACAATTGTCAGTAGAGTCAAAGGACAGAAGTGGTGGACAATGACAATGCAAAGCAGTATACCTTGACTCACACAGCATTATATTATTTGGCCAGCTTTTTATTGGGTGAAACACTGGGATAtgcatgagaaaagaaaagggaagagagaccaCTTTTGAGCAAATCACATCATcttcaaaatgttctttttgggggtgcctgggtggctcagttggttggacattcgactgtggctcaggtcacgatctcacggttcatgggttggagctcCACTTtaggctaggagcctggagcctgcttcagattctgtgtctccctctctctctctgcccctccccttgctcgtgctctgtctctctgtctctctgtctctctcaagaaaaaataaaaaaagtcttctaactttttaaagatgagaataaCACTAAGAGTCCCTAAGAAAACATCCCTACCATATAAACTGCaagtaatataataaaaagttatatagTTACCAGCTTTAATTGTAAAAGCTAGTTTTATGAATGGTAAATTTCAACCTAGACTGAATTCTCATTATAAGATCATTAATAGTTTCATTAACTCAACTCCCTTCACTGACAACttgatttcacacacacacacacaaatacacacgcacgcacacacgcacacatttcAAAAATGCTCTTATAAGCTGTGAATCAAGTTAATCGGATAATTAACCATAAACCATGTCATAAACCATGTCATAATGTTGAAAGTTTAGAATGTATTTCTGTACATGGATTATTCAACATACTTTGCCTCTCTTGCTGCAGAGAAATTTGCTTAAGATCTGTGACTGACTTCTATTTTTCATTCCatgatcatttatttaaatttatttgggaTTACTATTGTTTACATACTCATTTTCAAGCTTTATAGAGATGATACCATGCCCTTACATTGCTTTTATGTCTAACTTTAGTGCCTTATGGTTCCTGGTATAAACATGCAAAATCTtggtgggaaaagaggaagaatccACATGTACTTTTTCTCTTCTATGAAGACATGAAGGAGGTGAGAAATTGAAAACCTATGGACTATTGCACATCTaagactaatataacactgtatgttagctaactggaattaaacacttttaaaaaagaaaacatatgggCAACTTAatagtttctaaaatattaacaCTTGACAAGACTCTAGATacaaaaatatgtctttaaataGATGATTCAGGCATCTCCAAAAGTTATAATAATTCAGATACATAAACACAGATTTGAAGCTATTAAATAGAACTCTTCcgtgaataaatatatttaaaccgAGTCTCAAAAAATTACCaaagataaaatttgaaagaacTTGAGTTcacaaaacaacagcaaacacagacacacacacacacacacacacacacacacacgcacacagataTGAACACATAAGGAATCACGATGGACAAGAAGTGTCAACTGCCTCCAAATCTATAGGTGTTGGAATTATCAGGTAAACcctataaaataattattcttaatatgtttaaagaaataaaagaagaaaaatattttacaaataaagaagagGTTACTAAAATTGACTcaacagatttgaaaaaaaatagcaaaatagaatttctaaaataatttttaaaaattaaaaaaattaagagatggtTCATATAACAGGTAGAACATGGCTAAATAGTGAGCTAGTGAAGTGGAAATGGAGCAGAGGAAATTACATAGAATGTACTACAATGAGATGAgtagaatactttaaaaatagagtGATAGATATGTGGGATAGTGATACGATCCCACATCTATCAACTCAAACTTCTAGAAGAAGAGAATACACAGAATGTCAGAGCAGCAATATGCAAAAGTATGATGATCTCAAATTTCCTCATAGTGTATTTTTTCTCAACTTCATTAGTAATCAggataacacaaaataaaagtcaCTATGAGATGGCATTTCACGCACCAAACTGACAATTAACAAGTCAGTTAATGTGGACCATTGAGAAGTACCATATTAGTGATAGAAGTATAAGAAGATACAGAAGATAAGAAACACTATGGAAACAATTTGTCATTATCTAAGAAGGGCAACCAAACAGGATTTAACACTCCCAAATGCCTACGTATATACTCTTGAGAAACTCTGGTTTGTGTACATTAGGTTATATGTACAATAATCTTCAAAGCAGCATTCTCCATAActataaaaattggaaacaacccaaatatacATAGGCTCAAGAATCATGATATATGCTCTTGTCCTACAATTAAGTATGATATCAGAATGAAAAAAGAGTAAACGTCAAATATGCACATCAATTGGGCAAAACCAAATCATATATTGTCTGTGGATAATATGTGTATGTTTGAAAACTATTAAGTAAGGCACAGGGTTGATTAGATCAGTTTTAGAACGGCAGGTTTTATGttgatgttttttgttgtttatggGAATGGAAAGTGGAATGAATGAAGTTCAAAACTTGCAAATGGAAGAACTCTAGAAATTTTGAGTATTCTATTCCATAAATTGAGTAGTAGGTTGAAGCACAAATGTACACAAAtaatttttgcaaaaatagacaaatccctGGTTTCTTTATtaagagaaatgtcttttcttctctcattctttatTAGCACCAAGAAAGCAATCAATAATTGTTTCTTGCTCACCTTTGTACAATTATTAAAATCCATGTTGCAAAAATTCTAGAGTTGTTTTGAtcagaacaaatttaaaataaaatcatacataatGTTTTAGAAACTGAAGTGTTATTTCTTTATAGAGTTTAACAGtataacaaatttgaaaaagagaaacaaccatGATATGTAGTTTATTATATTGCCTCGTATTATGCTCTATAACTAGAATATTGAAAAGagtaaatttaaaacacacacaaaaaatttattAACTAATCTAACCATTTCAACCTTCCCACCCCAGGGTCTATGTTCACTTATTCCCTATTTTGGTTGATAATGACCATGTTGAAGTCTCCTCCAAATTTGAATCAGTAAGGTGCCTAAGAATGAATAAgttagttttcctttgtttctacaATGTATCAAGTAGAAAGAGAATaagatatattaatattatatatagatatacaaacTTTTTGGTAGAAGAtagacaagtaaataaaattatgagaatAAAGACTTATATGGGAATTTATAGGAGCAAAAATAGGGTTATCGCACTCAAATTGGATTAGTTCAAAGAAATTATCCCAAAGAAGGTGATACTTGAGCTGAAGCTTGACAGGCAAGCTGTAATTTTTAGAACAGAGAATTTGAAAATTGTATTCTTTGTAAAGGGAACTATACACCAGAAATAAGCGTTATAGTTGGTATTGCGAATAGTTGCATTGGATGATTTTCCTGGATGGTAGGGCACACTATAAGAGTGACATAGGAATGGGGATGTTTATAGCTATGGTTCGTTCATATACATCTGATGTTCAATCTTGACTATttgagtttttataatttttcttaatctttttggTTACTTTGCTTCTCAGTATGTACAtcaataaattagagaaaaatgaaaactgtgtACATATTTTTAGCCCAAAAGTTAATCTGTTATAGGTGAGACTATAGTCTTTGAGGGTGTATATTCATACTGTTAGATAATAGTTATTGAGCATGtactaaataaacatcaagaactataaaaaatattttataaacatgagCGAATTTAGTTGATTCTAACAATCTTTGAAGCATCTTTTATATCTACATTATGGATAAAATAATAATGCCTAGAGAAGTTAGAAAAAATTCCACTTCTCcaagaagtgttttgtttttgttttgtttttttttcacttgaaaccTAATTTGAAGCCGATGTCAGTGGGGAAAaagaggttctctctctctttctctctacctctctctctctctctcaatccaaATAACAATATATTTAACTTTAGTAATTAAAGTTtcgaaatattttttttctctaggataTCAGAAAAGAGGTGATAAAAGTGATACAATTTCTGGGAAGGAAGCCATCAGAAGAGCTTGTGGACAAGATTATACAACATACTTCATTCCAGGAGATGAAGAACAACCCATCTACCAATTATACAACACTACCAGAAGAAATCATGAACCAAAAAGTTTCTCCCTTCATGAGAAAGGGTGAGCTCGTCCCGCAATTTGCCCCGATTGCTATAGGAAGTCACAAGTTGAAACAGTTACCGGCAAACACCTGTTGAAGTTATTCTAGCCTGTGGACCCAGCTTGTTTTCTTCAGAGCTCTTTTACATTTGAGTGATTTTGTATTGAGTTACCAGTTCTATAGAGGCATTAAAACATTGGtatttctgctgctgctgctactactactaAATTGCTACTACTTATTGATTGCTTAGTATATGCAGCATATTAAGAAAGGCCAGCAGCCACCCCAGCCTTAGTACCAGCATTAATACCAGACCCTGCTAGCAATCCTTTATAAAGTCTGTGGGCCTTGGTGCTGCGCCATGtacattatataaatgtaatgattttaaaattctaattctcTTTAAATTCAAACTAGACACTCAAGAAAACTTCTTTGTTACCTCACTTTGAGATGAGGAAACAAGCCTGGAACTATGAGCTTTACCTTCACGAAGTGGTAAACATTTTTCAAGACCAAGTGGCAAATAcacaaactcatcaaattgtacacaaTAAATGTGTATAGTTCTTTGTATATCAGTTCACCTcattaaagttgttttaaaaagattaagtttCAAAACACTTGTGGCACAGCTTCGTTTaaccaaaaatatcaaaatacagtGAGGTGACATTCTATTGAGAGGAGGAATTATCTGATGAGATATGGTCAGTCTATAAATCCAAAGGCATATAGAATATGCAGAGTATTGGGACATCGGTGTTGCTGATATGTGAagcagaacagaatagagaaaatcTTGCTCTTTGAAGGAAACTTTCAGTGAGAGggtcaggaatttttaaaataataggaataGCAAACCCGCCACTGGCACCAGTAGAGAGCCCCTGAAAAGAGAGTTAACAAATGgattatattttcattgtttagTTCTCAGATAATCTCAGTCTTCTTTTTCATAGTGtccatgtgtatttttaagataaaatgatggACTTAAAATAGTAGTCATGCTTGTAGAGGGCTGCATACTGCTATAACCTCAGACCCTACTCAATTCTCAGGAcacatattttctatctttttgggTTAATTATGAAAGTTTAGACCTCCTTGAGCTAAGGGGACAAGGGAACTACTAATTTAAGATACTCCTTCTCCCAGGGGAGGGTTGGAtgtaatggaaaacaaaagagcCTGCTAGACTTGAAATAACACAAGGCTGGGAAATGTTGAGAAGCTTAACTATCCGCAGGAGCAAAAATTGAGAGGAAGCAAAGGATatgaaaaaattctgaataagAGTATAGAATTAGAATTAGTTGAGGGACAACTTACAAATTTATGCCTTGGATACCTAGTGTTGTCATTAACCAGGTTATGGAAAATTGCACAAAGAAAACACAGTTTTGTgggaagaaaatgcatttaattttgaaCTAGTTGAATTGGAGACACTTATATGGAATCCAAGTGGCAATATCAGATAGGCAATTGGATATGGAGACATAAGCCTGGATTTGAGTTTTAGTTTGAAGATGATATTTCATATCTTGGGAGTGGGTAAAACGTGGATCTCGTCTTAGAAGTACCGACATTTCAGAGGAAACTgtagaagaaaaattaagtaaagtaGCACAAGAgagaagagtcagagaaagaaatttgctggttttatttgtttgttttttaataatcaggacaaatatttctttgctcaaatgtgtgtgtgtgtgtgtgtgtgtatactatttatggtatatattttatttttataattgaatattataagaataaaatttgaTTAGGTGttaatgaatataataaatgttagaGAATGTCATGATTCTGGCTGGACAACATATTTactatgttttctcttttgttgcagGGATTGCAGGAGACTGGAAGAATCACTTTACAGTAGCACTGAATGAGAAATTTGATATACATTATGAGCAGCAAATGAAAGGGTCTACTCTAAAGTTAAGAACTGAAATCTAAGAAGGGTTTTCTTAATATACCTAAGGTTAAAGCTTTCTTCTCATCGTTCctcacttttttcaaattttggatTGGTAGAGAAGGAATCATATTAAGGATCATGATTAGATTCACATGATTATTGAAATGTTCATATAAAAACAAGATTTTTGTCCAGGCtatggtcttttttgttttctttctttttcttcctttttttacaaATATTGCACAAATATATAACCTATAAATTACTACAAATCTATGATCTATGTGTATGATGTAGGAACACACAGTTTGAATTGTCGagttaaaaataaccaaaaatgtccatcaatggatgaatggataaataagatgtgatatatatatatacaatgtaatattactcttcaataaaaaagaatgaaatcttgccatttgcaactacgtggatggaactagagggtattctgctaagtgaaattagtcagccagtgaaggacaaatatcatatgactttactcatatgaggaatttaagatactaaacagatgaccataagggaaaggaagcaaaaagaatataaaaacagggaaggggacaaaacataaaagactcttaaatacagagaacaaacagaaggttgccagaggagttgggggggggtgctaaatgggtaagggacattaaggaatctactcctgaaatcattgttacactatatgctaactaacttggatgtaaattaaacaatatgtaaatttttttaaaaacccccaaaataaaagtaaatatcaaaaaacataagcaaaaagttaaatttctttatatttatggctacttttttttcatttagtagtATATTTAGTATGTGCATATgcttctatatacatatatgcataaatacatattaataacTGTGCATGGACTTTGAAGACCTTGGGagaaaaaactaaagaataaatacatttggagGCATAACTAtaccttttgtattttcttttattttctgaaaaatggcCTACTTTGGAATTTATCTTAGTCTAATATAAGTTTTGGGAAGAACTGGACTGATTTCTAGATGTCTATAAATAATCCCAATGAGTAGTATTTATGCTTGAATGGCTTTAGCTAATTTGAAGTATTTATGCTCTAGAGGTCTTTCTGCcctatatatacaatgcaatgaATGTAAGCTCTGTACTCTTTAAAACTTCTAAAGAATGTGATATTTgccagtaaaacaaaacaaaaacaaaagtaagagaAGAAGAATTGTTATTTGCTATTTAAACAATGTtgtcttggggagcctgggtggctcagtcgcttaagcatcagacttcagctcaggtcacgatctcttggtccgtgagttcgagcctcccgtagggctctgggctgatggctcagagcctggagcctgcttccgattctgtgtttccctctctctctgcccctcccccgttcatgctctgtccctctctgtctcaaaaataaataaaacttaaaataaaataaaataaaacaacaatgtTGTCTTGgcttgtatcttatttttctgtattttgttgatgatttttttcatcaataaatgaaattttgccatttgtgacaacatggatgaaatttaaaggcattatgctaaggaagtcagacagagacaaataccatatgatctcagtTATATgtgaaacctaaaaaaataaaataaaaaataaacaaacaaaaacaaaaggtcaTAGATACAaggaacagactgattaccagaggcagagctgggggtaatcaaaatgggtgaaggtagccaaaggtataaacttccatttataatatAGTCATGGGGATGtagtgtacaacatggtgactataataatactgtattgcatatttcaAAGTTATTTAAAAGTCTTCATCGCAAGAAAAAATTTTGTATGTAACTGTGTTTGTAACtctgcatggtgacagatgttaagtaggcttattgtggtgatcattttgcaatatacacaaatatcaaatcatcatgttgtacacctgaaactaatataatgttatatgtcaaatatatttcaattttttaaaaaaagtctttttagtatctggaaataaaaaaattaattaaaaaaaaaactgccatgACATAAATATACTCAGCTCCATGGGCAGACCcttatggccaaaaaaaaaaaaaaaaaaaaaaaaagatcatctgtCTTTGGCTACAATGGAGCTGAGGTATCCTGCCAACAACCATGCAAGTCAAGCATCTTATGTCTACCTaggcacatatatatatttgttattagcaagagtttgaaaaaagaaactccTTACTCATTtgccaatgaaaatatttttttcatttatgtcaaTTCTTGAAACCATTAAACATTAACTAAAACTTTTAGTACTTT encodes:
- the LOC101086305 gene encoding sulfotransferase 1E1 — protein: MMDSSKSSDYCEYFGKIHGILMYKDFIKHWDDVETFQARPDDIVIATYPKSGTTWVSEIVYMICKEGDVEKCKEDVIFNRIPYLECRKEELMNGVKQLKQMASPRIVKTHLPADILPASFWEKNCKMIYLCRNAKDVAVSFYYFFQMVNAHPDPGSFEEFVEKFMDGQVPYGSWYKHAKSWWEKRKNPHVLFLFYEDMKEDIRKEVIKVIQFLGRKPSEELVDKIIQHTSFQEMKNNPSTNYTTLPEEIMNQKVSPFMRKGIAGDWKNHFTVALNEKFDIHYEQQMKGSTLKLRTEI